A stretch of DNA from Noviherbaspirillum sedimenti:
CGCCTGCTGATGGAAGAGACCGGCCTGCCGGTAATCGTTGCCGAAGACCCGCTCACCTGCGTGGTGCGCGGCTCCGGCATGGCGCTTGAGCGTATGGACAAACTCGGCTCGATCTTCTCTTACGAGTAAGGCGGCGCTTTTTGTTCAATGTGCCGCACAAAACTTTGTTCGCGGCAAGCTGTCGAAGGAAATGTCAGGCGGGTACGTCCCGCCTGTTTTATTGCAAGTCCATTCAATTGTCATTCCTCTAATCCTTAAATGGAATACAGCCCACCGCCACTGTTCAAACAAGGGGCGTCCGCACGCGCCAAGGTGGTGATTTTCTCCCTGATTGCCATCGCCCTGCTGGTAGCTGATGCGCGCTGGCAGGCGCTGGGCACGGTCCGGCAGGGCGTCGGCACCGCGCTTTACCCGCTGCAGCGCCTGGCGCTGATGCCACGCGATGCCGCTTATAGCGTCGGTGAATATTTTTCTTCGCTGTCCCGGATCGAAACTGAAAACCGCGAGTTGCTGCGCCAGCAGGTGGCCAATGCGCAAGCGATGCAGCAGGCGCAACTGATGGCGGCCGAAAATGCCCAGCTGCGCCGCTTGCTCGGCGCCAGCGAACGGCTGGCGGTCAAGTCACTGATGGCGGAAATTCTCTATGACGCACGCGACCCCTTTACGCGCAAGATCGTGCTCGACCGCGGCTCGCAACATGGCGTCAAGCCTGGCCAGCCCGTGATCGACGACACCGGCGTAGTGGGCCAGGTGACGCGGGTATTCCCGTTTACCGCCGAGATCACGCTGTTGACCGACAAGGATCAGGCGATTCCCGTACAGGTGGTGCGTAGCGGCTTGCGCAGCGTTGCCTACGGCCGCGGCCAGTCGGGCGCGCTGGACTTGCGCTTCATGCCGGCCAATGCCGATATCCGCAAAGACGATTTGCTGGTGACCTCCGGCATCGACGGCGTCTATCCGGCCGGCCTGGCGGTGGCCAAAGTGCTGCAGGTCGAGCACAAGTCCTCGGATGCCTTTGCCAAGATCGTTTGTCAGCCGGCCGCCGGCATCGACCGCAACCGTCAGTTGCTGATCCTGCTGACCGAGTTCCAGCTGCCGCCGCGCGAGCCGGCCGTGTCGCCCGCCAAGGCCGACGCGAAGTCGGCGGCAAAGCCAGCCCCAGCCCAGCCGGCCGTTGCGCCGGCGGCCAATCCCGCCAATCCGCCGCAACGGCCGGCGACAGGCGCAGTTTCCGCTGCTCCCGCTTCTGCACCTGCACCTGCACCTGCACCTGCACCTGCACCTGCAGCGCCGGCGCCGGCCAGTCCGACCAACCCGGCACGTAGCGCTCCGCCTGCTGCGGCGGCCGCTGTCAAAGCCGTGCCAGCCAAGCCTGTAACCGCCGCGGCCGCGCCTGCGTCCACATCCGGTCCGGCCCAGCTGGCGCCTGTGGCACCAATGGAGCCTCGTCAATGAACCAGCCGCATTACATACTGTTGCCGGTCAATCCGTTCTTTATCCTCCTGAGCCTGGTGACGGCCTTCCTCCTGAACATGCTGCCCTGGGGCGGCTGGTTCGGGGTGCCCGATTTTGTCGCCCTGGTGCTGGTGTTCTGGAGCATTCACCAGCCGCGCCGGGTCGGCATCGGCGTGGCGTTTTTCATGGGCATCCTGATGGATGTGCACGACGCCACCCTGCTGGGCGAGAATGCATTGTCGTACACGCTGTTGTCCTATTTTGCGATCATGATCCATCGCCGCGTGCTGTGGTTCCCGATCGGCATCCAGGCCTTGCACGTGCTGCCTTTGCTGCTGCTGATGCAGATCGTCCAGGTGGTGATTCGCTGGATCGTCAGC
This window harbors:
- the mreC gene encoding rod shape-determining protein MreC, which codes for MEYSPPPLFKQGASARAKVVIFSLIAIALLVADARWQALGTVRQGVGTALYPLQRLALMPRDAAYSVGEYFSSLSRIETENRELLRQQVANAQAMQQAQLMAAENAQLRRLLGASERLAVKSLMAEILYDARDPFTRKIVLDRGSQHGVKPGQPVIDDTGVVGQVTRVFPFTAEITLLTDKDQAIPVQVVRSGLRSVAYGRGQSGALDLRFMPANADIRKDDLLVTSGIDGVYPAGLAVAKVLQVEHKSSDAFAKIVCQPAAGIDRNRQLLILLTEFQLPPREPAVSPAKADAKSAAKPAPAQPAVAPAANPANPPQRPATGAVSAAPASAPAPAPAPAPAPAAPAPASPTNPARSAPPAAAAAVKAVPAKPVTAAAAPASTSGPAQLAPVAPMEPRQ
- the mreD gene encoding rod shape-determining protein MreD, which codes for MNQPHYILLPVNPFFILLSLVTAFLLNMLPWGGWFGVPDFVALVLVFWSIHQPRRVGIGVAFFMGILMDVHDATLLGENALSYTLLSYFAIMIHRRVLWFPIGIQALHVLPLLLLMQIVQVVIRWIVSQQFPGWFYFSESLVATLLWPVVTWMLLAPQRRAINRDNTRPI